One Hydrogenobacter sp. genomic window, CTTAAAGCGTATCACCTTCACTTGTTTGTCCTTTTGAGCTATATCCTTCAAAACCTCAAAAGTTCCATCTTTTGAGCCATCATCAACGAATATGATCTCGTAGTCTCCATCAAGTACCTTGGTTAACTTTTCATAAAGTATGGGAATATTTTCTCGCTCGTTATAAGCTGGGATAACTACGGATATCATTTTCTTCATTATAACACAAGCGGGCCCGGAGGGATTCGAACCCCCGACCTAGGGATTAGAAATCCCTTGCTCTATCCAACTGAGCTACGGGCCCTTATACCCCGCACCCGGGACTGCAGGCTTACCGTTGCTCCCTTTCGGGCCTGGCGGGGTTCACCCTTTCCCGTTGCGGGGTTAAGTATTAATTATAACACTCCTCAAATCTTTTGGGTAAGGCTCAAGATAAACTTGATCAAAGAGGTATTCTTCCCCAAAAAGGTAAGTCCATGTCCTTAGTATCTCAAGGAGAGTGTAAAGTGTTTCATGTCCACGTTTGTAGTTTTCAACGAGTTCGAAGAAGTGCCTTTTCTCCGTATCGTTTATTTTATCAGAGATATGTCCCATAATGTGCAGAAGTACGTTAATGTGTTGACCTTTTGATGGTCTTTTTTTGAGCATTTGCAGGAAGAGAGTTTGATAAGTCTGGAGACTGTCTGGAAGACTCTTTGAAGCATTCGCTACAATTCTTCCCATCTCTTTTAGCTTTTGCTGAGAGTGTGCCATAATGAGATACTTGTATCTGCGATGGAAATCCACAAGATCCTTTACGTCCTCCACCTTGGATAGGCTTTCCCTAAGATCAGCTATAGCAAAAAGCCTTATGAGAAAGTGATCCCTGAGATCCACATTCCTTAGTCTTTTTTCATCTTCAACAGGTACAGATTCAAATCTCTCAAGCACTTTTAGGGCGAAAAGTCCCTTTCCACGTGCAAAGGCTTGCTTTCCATAAGGATCCTTGTAAATGCGCGTTCCCGAAACACCGCAGGAAGGTGATTTCCCCTTCAGGAGAAAGCCATCCACTCGCTCAAGGGAGCTTAAAAAACTCTCCGCAAAAGAGATCATCTCATCG contains:
- a CDS encoding DUF523 and DUF1722 domain-containing protein, coding for MRNFPKPVLVMSACLDLQPVRYNGEYIKDEFAIKLREYCRVVPVCPEISIGLGAPREKVIVYMKEDFRIFQPSTGMDLTDEMISFAESFLSSLERVDGFLLKGKSPSCGVSGTRIYKDPYGKQAFARGKGLFALKVLERFESVPVEDEKRLRNVDLRDHFLIRLFAIADLRESLSKVEDVKDLVDFHRRYKYLIMAHSQQKLKEMGRIVANASKSLPDSLQTYQTLFLQMLKKRPSKGQHINVLLHIMGHISDKINDTEKRHFFELVENYKRGHETLYTLLEILRTWTYLFGEEYLFDQVYLEPYPKDLRSVIINT